CCGGATCGCGATCGGCCGGATTTTTCTGTGCTTCTTCCCGCTCTTGAATTCCTCCTTCCTCTCCTCCGATAGAACGCTTTTCAGGATTCTCTCCTCGGCCCTGTCCGAGAAATAAAATGCGACGAGAAACGCGTTCTTCCTCACGGAAACCCAGAAGATCGTCTTCGACTTCCGCGTCACCTTCATGAGCCAGCTCTTCCCGTCCTTGTAATACCTCCATTCCTCCTCGAACTCCGGATGCCGCTCGTGCAGCGCGCCGAAAAGCGCCTCCCACACGACCTTTCTCTTCCCGATATGGGAGAAGACCACCTCTTCCGTCGGGAACTGATCCGGGTCGTTTAGAACGGGTCGGTCATTCGGCATACATCTCTCCGAGTCAGGAAGTCGATACCGGCGCCGTACTCATGAACAGGCGCGCGAGGAGGCCGGCGGCTATTGGTAAGGCGACGGCGTACCCCAGCACGGCGACGTTCTGCAGAAGCATCCATCCGGAAATCGGGCCGGCACCTCCCGCGAGGCACAACGCTCCGCCGATCAGCAGAGTTCGGCGCACGTACCCGGCTTCGCGGTTTCCGCCCAGCGTGAGCGCCGAGAGAATCATGGTGAGGTGAGAGGTTCTGGCGCCCGTCCACCCCCCGGCGATCTCGCCGCCGCGCCGCTAAATCCACTCCCGGTCCTGGACCGAGTACCGGCGTCCGCGGGGACCATCGTCGTCCAAGAGCGCCGGGACGAGGGCGCCGGGCAGAACGGTGTCGATTTCATGATCGGCGTGAGGGCCGCCCATGTCCGTTTTGAGCCAACCGGGGTCCAAGGTGTTCACCAGAACGCCGGTATCACGTAGTTCCGCCGCCAGATCCAGCGTGTACTTGTCGACCGCCGCCTTGGAAACACCGTAGGGCGCGAGATGCGGGACATCCCGGATCCCCGAGGTGATGTTGACGACCCGCCCGAATCTTCGCTCGATCATTCCGGGAACGAAGGCGTTGCACATCGCCACGAGCGCGTGCAGGTTGATCTGGAACGTCTCTTCCCAGACCTTCTTGGGAATCTCCCAAATGCTCCGCCATTCGTTCTGCACCGCGGCGTTGTTGTAGAGAATGTCGACGCGGCCCGGTTTTTCACGCACGCCGTCGATCACCGCCAGCACGCCGGCGTCCGTCGCGAGATCGCCCTCGACGGTGACCTGTTCGACGTCATGGTCTTTCAGCACGTGAACGGTCTCGTCCAAATGTCCGATCGTGCGGGCGTGAAGGATCACGTTGCACCCTTCCCCCGCCAACCCCACCGCGATCCGTTGCCCGATTCCCCTGCTCGAACCCGTGACGAGCGCCCACTTGCCTGACAGAGCGTGCATACCTCACCTCGCTTGATTCATCCCCCTCGAACGAACACGAGTATAGACGTTTTCGCCCCTCCGGTTTGCAGACAATATCGCCGGCGCCTTGGTATTGGCCTTCTCCCTCTCCCGCAAGCGGGAGAGGGAGAAAATGATTTCGATTGCGATAGCGATCCCGATCCCGATAGCGATGGCAAGCCCTTCGCGGATCCTCGTAACCAGATACCTTTTCCTCCGCTCCGCTCCGGAAAAGTGAATCAGGTTACGAGGGGCTTTCAATCCCGATAGCGATAGTAAGGCTGTGGGTACCGGATACCTTTTCTCGTCGCTCTGCTCCTCGAAAAGAGAATTCGGTACCGAGGCGGCCCTCCCCTTCCCCCGCCGGGCTCCCTCTCGGTGCCGTCTCGACTCGCCGGGCACCCACCGAAGCCCGCCTCCGTCGAGATGATAAAAAATCTGTCGAGCATTTATCGGGGCGGATGGAGGTGGGTCGGCGAGCGAGAAGAGGGAGGATGCAGAGCATCCGGACCGTGCCCCGAAGGGAGAGCCGGGGGTGGAAGGGAATAAAGCGGTAGCGATAGCGATTTCAATATGGATAGCGCAACACACATAATAGCAACGCCTTACGTTACAATCGGCATCCTCCCCTCCCCCCTCTTGCGTAAATCGCCGGCCGGGAGGATAATCAACGCACGCGGATCGAGATCCTCTTCTCGGTTGCTGCGGGGTGGGTGGGAGCGATCAACCCGAAACGCGCTCGGGATGTCGCTCGTATTTTCCCCCGAGCCTGAGCACTGGAGGATCGGCATGGCCGTCCGCATCACCGGCAAAGACCTCACCATCGAGCACGTCGTCTCCGTCGCACGAAACAACGAACCGGTCGAACTCGCCCCCGAGGCGCGCGAACGCATCGTCAAATGCCGCGCATTCATCGAGGAGCGCATCCAAGCGCGCGAGATCATGTACGGCGTCAACACCGGCATCGGCGAATTCAGCGAAGTGGTTCTCACCGACGATCAGGTCGAGCAGTTCCAGCGCTACCTCATCTACAACCACGCCGCCGGCATCGGCGATCCCTTCCCGAAAGAAGTGGTGCGCGCGGCGATGCTCCTTCGCGCCAACGTCCACGCCAACGGCTACTCCGGTTGCCGCCCCGTGATCACCGAAACCCTCGTCGCCATGCTCAACAAAGGAGTGACGCCGGTGGTCTGCACCAAGGGATCGGTGGGCGCCTGCGGCGACCTCTCTCCCATGAGTCAGATGGCCCTCTCCATGATGGGCGAGGGAGAGGCCTTTTATAAAGGCGAGCGGATGGCGACCAAGACCGCCTTCGAGAAGGCGGGCATTCCGATCCCCGGCCTCCGGGCGCGGGACGGCCTCGCCTCCATCAACGGCTCCAACATGCTGACCGGGATCGGCTGCCTCTCCGTATACGACGCCGAGCGCTTCCTCAAGATGGCGGACATCGCCGCGGCGATGACCCTCGACGCGCTCAAGGCGAACATGAAGCCTTACGACGGGCGGCTCCACGAGCTGCGCGGCTTCCGCGGCGCCGTCGCGTCGGCGGCGAACATCCGCAAGGTGATCGACGGCTCCGACCTCCTCACCGGCAAGGAAAAGGTCAAGGTTCAGGACGCCTACAGCATGCGTTCCACCCCGCAGGTGCACGGCGGGGCGCGCGATCACCTCCGCTGGACCCGCAGCCAGATCGAGATCGAAGCGAACGGCGTCGGCGACAACCCCATCTTCCTCCCCGACGATCATGTCGTCCTCACCGGCGCGAACTTCCAGGGGACGCCGGTCAGCCTTCCCCTCGACACCCTCGGCGGGGCGATCACCATGGTCTGCGTGATCAGCGAGAGGCGCCTCAACCGGATGACCAACCCGGCGCTCAGCGTCGGCCTCCCCGCGTTCCTCACCAAGGGGGCGGGAATGATGTCCGGCATGATGCTCAGCCAGTACACCGCGGACATGCAGATCGTCGAGCAGAAGATCCTCTCCACACCCGCCTTCTTCCAGTCCATCCCGGCGGCCGCGGACCAGGAGGATTTCGTCTCCATGGGGATGAACTCGGCGCTCAAGACCGCCCAGATTCTGGAGGTCGCCAACGGGGTCCTCGGCATCGAGCTGATGGCGGCCGCGCAGTCCCTCGACTTCCGGAAGTACGCACCCGGCCGCGGCACGCTCGCCGCCAAGGCGGCGATCCGCGAGAAGGTCGACTTCCTCGACGAGGACCGCCCCCTCTTCAACGATCACAACGCCATGATGGATTTGGTGAAGACCAGGCGGATTCTCGATGCGGTGGAGAACGAGGTGGGCGAACTCAGGACCTACTGATCGAGCCGTGAATCAAACAGGAACGGGGAGGGCCCAAACCGGCCCTCCCCATTTCATTCCCCTCTTCGATCGATAACGGTCTTCCGGGCCCTTTCACGCCTTTTCGAATCCACCTTTCGATTCACGCCGGAACGCATCGGGCCGGAAAAATCAGGGGAAAGAACGGAACCACTTCAATCAATCGGTGAATCCATGGTATGATAGCGAAGTATTCATGCGCTTCTCATCCGAAACAGACGAATAACGGGATTCGGGGAGGGGGCTCTCGTCCCCACCGTTTCCACGAAAGGAGAACCCCATGCGCATTCTCCTGATCGGTCCTCTTCTTCTCTTCCTCGCCGCCGCCGCTTTCGCCGGTCCGGGCGAGGGGGAACTCTCCCGCGCGGAAGAAACGCAGGGCGCCTTCGACATCCCCTGGTCGACGATCGGCGCCGGAGGCGCCCCCGGGGCGAGCGCCAATTTCCGCTCCAACGGCACACTCGGCCAATCGACGCCGATCGGCCTCTGCGGAAGCGCGAATATCGATCTCCACGCCGGCTTCTGGAGAAAGATCGCCGTCGCCACCGGCGTCCTGGAGGACGTGCTTCCCCCGATCTTCCGGAACGCCCTCCTTCCGAACGCGCCCAATCCCTTCAACCCGGCGACCACGATCCGTTACGAGACGGCCGAAGCGGGCCCCGTGGAGATCGTCGTCTACGGCGTCGGCGGGCGGGCGGTTCGCACCCTCATCCGCGAAACGCTCGGCCCGGGCCCGCACGAGACGGTGTGGGACGGAACCGACGACCGGGGAGCACCCGTCGGCTCCGGCGTCTACTTCTGCGCCCTTCGGATCGGCGCGACCAACCAAGTTCGTAAAATGGTCCTCGTGAAATAAAGGAGAGAACCATGAAATACCCGGCCCGTCTCTTTCTCACGCTCTTCTGCCTTCTCTTCTTCGCGTCCCTTCTCCACGCCGCCGTGCCCGGCCTCATGAACTACCAAGGGGTTCTGACCGACGCGGGCGGTGCGATCGTCCCGGACGGCGACTACGACGTCTTCTTCGCCATCTACAAGGACAGCGTCGACGCGGATTCGGTCTGGTGCGAATCGCGGACGGTCACCGTGGAGGAGGGCGTCTTCAGCGTGATCCTCGGCTCCCTCTCTCCCCTCACGGAGAACACCTTCGAGGACACGCCCCGCTGGATGGGGATCACCGTCGAGTCCGATCCGGAGATGACGCCGCGGATGAAGATCACCGCCGTTCCCTGGGCGATCCGCGCGGCGGTGGCCGATTCGGCGGTGGTCGCCGGCGGCGCCGGTGCCGACGCCGACTGGACGATCTACGGCGACAACATGTACTCCGGCGTGAGCGGCAACGTGGGGATCGGCACCGACGATCCGCTCTACCCTCTCCACGTCGTCGGGAACGATTCGATCGGATCGGCGATGATCGGCCCCGAAGCGACCATCAACGAGGACAGCCGCTTTCTCTTCAGCGAGGACGACGACGGCACCTACGGGATATTCCTCCACTACAACGGTGCGGCGAACCAACTCGAGATCGGCGGCCTCGCCGGAGGGACCGAGTACGGACCCCACGCGGTCTTCTCCCGGAATTCACCGTTGATCGAGTTTTCGGGCTCCGCCGGCTCCGCCCTTTTCAATCTGAACGGTCTGGGAAACAGCACGGTGACCCTCCCCGGGGACGCGGTCGCCGCGGCGGAGATCCTCGACGAGCCCGGCGTGGCGTGCAGCACCTGGACCGGCACCTATCAGTGGATCGGCTCCACGCCGACGGTTCTCCTTTCGCGAAGCATCGTCTGCCCCGCAGCCGGGTATGTACTGGCCATCGCCACCGCCCACGTCCAGTGGCACATCGGATCGTCGTACGCCTTCGACTGCCACTTCGCCCTCTCCACCCAAACCACCGTCATGCCCGATCCTTACTACAGCCTGCAGTTACCCGGCGGGATGCCCTGGGGAACCTACAACCAGCCGGTGACGATTCATGGTCTCTTCCCGGTTTCCACGGCGGGCACCCACACCTTCTACTTCCTCGGGGAAATTCAGGTATCGGACTTCGATCTCTACGATAAAACGCTCACGCTCCTTTACGTTCCCACCGCCTACGGAAACGTGAGCGAGCCGCTCACCGCCGGTGGACCGGTGAACGATCCCGAGGTCGGCGCCGAGCGCGCCGCCGCCGAAGCGGCGAACGCGGCGAGGCTGGAGAAGGAGGTCGCCGGGCTTCGCGAGGAGATCGAAGCGATTCGCGCGGAACTCCGCGCGGAGGAGGACCGCTAGAGCGAACGGCGCGACGAAACAACGGCATCGAACGGGGGTACGCGCAGGCCCCGAAAAAGAAGACGGCCGCCCCCTCGGCGTGGGAGTGGCGGCCGTCCTATTTCCATCGGGCGGTTCTACCGGATCAGCTCCGCTTCACGCAGCGGAAACCGCCGTCCCAATAGCTCCGTTTCGGAGAGCGATGGCCGCGCGCGAACGTCTGGATCTCCCAGGAGCTGACGTTCCACGAACCGCCGCGCACCACGCGGTCGAAGCTCCCCGCGCCGATCCAGCTGTGGCACCACTCGTAGACGTTCCCCGCCATCTCGCAAACACCGTAGGGACTGACGCCGCTGGTGCCGCCCACGGGCGCCGTGTCGTAGCGGCAGTCCCCGTAGTTGACGAGGCCGCAGTTGATCACGCCGTGCTCGTCCCAAGGATCGTCGTTCCCCCAGGGATACTGGTACCCCGTGTTCCCCCGCGCCGCCATCTCCCACTCCTCCTCGGTGGGGAGGGCGAGCCCGTAGTGCTTCGCGAAGGCGTACGCGCCGAACCAGGTCACCTGCACGGCCGGGTGGTTCTCGTATCCGGGGACGATGACGAAGGCGCCGCCTGAGTAGGTGATCCTCTGTTCATAGGGATGCTGGGAGTACGCGTGCAGGTCGAAAAGAGGGACGGTCCCGGCGCTGTACATCTCGTCCCCTTCGTAAGTCCCCTGCACGGTGCTGGCGACGCTGTCGCCCAAGAAAAAGAAAAACGCCTCCCCCGCCGCTATCGCCTCCTCCAGGAAGGCGACATACTGCGCGTTGGTCACCTCGTACTTCATGATCTTGTAGGCGGTATCGATCGTCGAAGCGGCGGCGGAGTCCCCATAGGTATAGGCGCCGGCGGGGATATCGACCCACTCGAAGGTCGTCGTCCCCTGGGGATCGCCCGATTCGTCGTCATCGGAATCCGATTGCAACAGATCACAGGACAAGAACGAACAGCAGAAGAGCGCGAGGCCGAAAATCAATAGCAGCCTTTTCACGGTTGTTCCTTTCCGGCGGAGAGTGCTCGCCATCTCATACCCCCCTCTCATGTCTCGGGGCGTTTACGGACGTGCCGATCGGAAATACGAAAACGAAAGAACCAACGACAAGGGGAAGGCAGTGTTCGGGAATCAGCTCTCTCCGGAGAGATCGCCGATCATGGGAGGAATAGCGTGCGGACCAGGCACCCCGCCGATGACCGTTCGTGTCTTTTCATTTTATCGCAGGGCCGGCCTAACTGCAAGCGGGAATGGAGGGTGCGGGCGTGGGCGCTCAGCGTTCTCGTCGCTTCGGATTCCGGGGATCGGGGCGATCCTTCCAGTTCCACCACTTGAGCAGTTCGGGGTCGGGACGGCGGGAAACGGCGAAATAGACGGCCGAGCGGAAGACGTAGAGGACGCAGCGGTCGATCGGCCCCCCGCGGAGGATCTGCAAACGACCGTACATTTCTTCCGGGTCGGCTCCGTGGAGATTCGCGACGGACCGAAAGCCGAGGTCGACGAGATCCCGGGAGATGCTCGGCCCCACGCCGGGAATCGTCCGGAGGTCGTTCGGTTCGGAGATTTTTCGTTTCATCGCCTCATCCCCACGTTGCCCTTCCTTTTCTCTTTGCCGTACACGATTTCGACTCTCCCGGGTGGTTGCCGGCGCGGATCCGCTTCCCCCGCGTCAAGTCATCGCTCCTCCCGTAGCCGTAGGTCGATCCGGTATGTTCTTCCGGAACGTTCCATCACTCTGCCCTCGAATCCGGCGCGGCGGGCGAGGCGGAGAACCTCCTCGGCAGCGCGGGTCTCCCGCGGCCAGCGAACGCCGTACCCCGTTTCGATCTCCCGACCGGCGGCGATCACCCGGAGGGGAAGGGCGACCGCCTCGCTCGTATCTCCATCCGGACGCACCGGTAGCTCCGCGTCCCAGATCAGGAAACGCCCCTCCGGTCGCAGAGTCCGCGCCGCCTCCTCGAACAGACGATCCAGGTCTTCGCGTCCCGGCAGATAGAGAAGCGTAAAGAACGCGACGGCCAGTGGGAAGACCCGGTCGGGGAAGGGGAGCGCCCGCGCGTCGGCCGCCACCTTGCGCGGACCCTCCGGCGCCTCCTTCAGTTCGCGCGGGGAACGGTCCACCGAGATCGTCTTCTCCCCCGCCAGGAGACCGACGATCCCCTCACCCCCTCCGCCGATGTCGAGCACGGGGCCGACGTCCGGGAACTCCCCGATCCGCACCTCTTCTTTATCGAGGAAGCACACCGAATCCGCCGACGTCATCCCGCATGCGCTCCCTGCCCGGTGGAATCAAAAGCGAAGGACATCTTCGACATCGCCCCCCTAAGCCGCGCAGTCGTCCAACCGTTCGATCCGCGCGCCGAGGCGGCGGAGGCGCTCGTCGATCTTCTCGTAGCCCCGATCGATCTGCTGGATGTTGTGGATCATCGAGATACCCTCCGCCTGAAGCGCCGCGATCAGAAGAGCCATACCGGCGCGGATATCCGGGCTGGAGAGGTTGCGGCCGACGAGGTTCGCCGGTCCGTTCACCACCGCGCGGTGCGGATCGCAGAGGACGATCTTCGCCCCCATGGCGATCAGGCTGTCGACGAAGAAGAGCCGGCTCTCGAACATCTTCTCGTGGATCAGCACCGTTCCGCGCGATCGGGTCGCGGTGACGAGGGCGATCGATGTGAGGTCCGCCGGGAAGGCGGGCCACGGGCCGTCGGCGATGCTCGGGATCGCCCCGCCGAGATCGCAGCACACCTCCAGGTCCTGCCCGCCCGGCACGACGAGGTCGCCGCCGGAGAGGCGGGTCTCCACGCCGAGGCGGCGGAAGGCCATCCGAATCATGCGGAGATGCTCCGGAACCACGTCGCGTATCGTCGTCTCGCCGCCGGTCACCGCGGCGAGACCGATGAAGCTGCCGATCTCGATGTGGTCCGGCGATACGCGGTGCTCGCAGCCTCCCAGCTCCGGCGTCCCTTCGACGGTGAGAACGTTGCTCCCGATCCCGTCGATCCGCGCGCCCATCGCGACGAGCATCCGGCAGACCCCCTGCACGTGCGGCTCGCAGGCGGCGTTGTAGATGACGGAGGTCCCCGTCGCGGCGGCGGCGGCCATCACCACGTTCTCCGTCGCCATCACCGACGCCTCGTCGAGAAAGATCTCCGTCCCCCGGAGTCCCCGCGGTGCGGCCAGGTGATAGGCCTTGCCGGCGCTCACCTCGACGCCGAGCGCTTCCAGCGCGAGAAGGTGCGTGTCGAGCCGCCTCCGGCCGATTCGATCCCCGCCGGGGCGCGGCAGAGTGACGTGCCCCCGGCGCGCGAGGAGCGGTCCCGCGAGGAGGAAAGAGGCGCGTATGCGCGCGCAGGTTTCCTGGTCCGGCTCGGCGTCCTTGATCCCCGAAGGATCGATCGTGACCGTGTCCGGAGTCAGGGTGTCCATCGATGCGCCTGCGCTCCGAATCGCGTCGATCATCGTGCCCGTGTCGCCGATCCGCGGCACGTTCCGGAGGGTCACCGGCCCGCCCGCGAGAAGAGAGGCGGCCAGCACGGGAAGCGCTTCGTTCTTGTTCCCCGAAGGAATCACTTCGCCCGAAAGCGGGATCCCCCCTTCCACGCGAAAGATCGCCATGACGCAAACCTCCTCCCCGCCGCCGGGCGCGGACGAACGGCCGACTCGTTTCTCCGGCGCCAGTATACAAGGGGGAACGGGGAAAATCACGCGCCGCCGGGCGCTCCCTGCGTCCCCTCTCCGGCGAGGCGGGAGAGAAGGATGCCGGCGAGGATCGCCGCGCAGCCGATCGCCCCGCGCCCGTCCATCCCCTCACCAAGGAGAAGAGCCCCGCCGAGAGCGGCGAAAACCGTTTCCAGGCTGAGGAGAAGCGCCGCGTGCGCGGGCGGGGCCGTCCTCTGCGCCGCGACCTGCAGCGTGAAGGCGACGCCGACGGACATCACCCCTCCGTAGAGAATCGGAACGGCGGCGGCCCGGACCCCGGCCGGATCGACCGTTTCGAAGACGAGGGCGGCGACGGCGCTCGCCGCGGCGCAAAACGAAAATTGGAGAAAAGCGAGTCGGAGCGCCCCGGTCCGCCGGACGGCGCGATCGACGATCAACACGTGAACCGCCCAGAAGAAAGCGCCGGCGAGGACGAGACCGTCGCCCGGCGCGAGGCGGAATCCGGAGCGGACGCTGAGGAGGTAGAGGCCGGCGACGGCGAGCGCCCCTCCCGCCCAGGTGCCGATCCCCGCCCTTCGTCCGAGGGCGATCCCGAGAAGGGGCACGATCACCACGTAGAGCCCGGTGATGAAGCCCGCTTTCCCGGCGGTGGTGGTGACGATGCCGATCTGCTGGAGGGAGACGGCGAGGAAGAGGGCGCTTCCGGCCGCGACGCCCGCCTTCAGCGCCGCCCGCCGCGGAGGGGAAGAAGACGCCGCGCCGCGCCGCCTGCCCATCAACGGAAGGATCGTGAGCGCGCCGAGGGCGAAACGAACGGCGTTGAAGGTGAAGGGCCCCGTGTGGGCCATGCCGGCCCTCTGGGCGACGAAAGAGAAGCCCCAGATCATCGCCGCGAGAAGGAGGAGCCCGTCGGCCCGCAACGATTCCCTTCGCATCAATACCTTTCGTCTCTCAGAATACGGCGGGAGGACCGGCGACGGCCCTCCCGCCCGCGGCGTTTCGGGCGGCGGCGCGCCCTACTTCTCGTTCCCCCAGAGGCGGGCCAGCTCGACCAGCGTCTTGCGGGAGGCGTCCATCTCTTCCAGACAGGCGAACTCCCGCTCGGAGTGGTAGTTGTACATCCCCGCCCACAGGTTCGGCGTCGGGAGCCCCATCTCGGAGAGGCGGGACCCGTCCGTCCCGCCGCGGATCAGCTCGTAGCGCGGCTCCACGCCCGCCTTGCGCGCCGCCTCCACGGCCAGTTCCACCGCCCGCGGCTCCTTCCGGAGCGCCTCGAGCATGTTCCGGTACTGCTTCTTCACCGACACGTCGATCGACGCCCCCGGATGTTCGGCGACGATCGTGGCGCCGACGCGTCTCAGGATCTCCGCCTGGTCCGCCAGGTCGGCTGTGTCGAAGCTCCGGAGCAGGACCTTGATCTTCACCTCCGGCACGCCCCCCTCGATCACGTAGGGGTGCAGGAAGGGCTCGCGCCCCGCGGTGGTTTCCGGCGCGAGCCGGTGCCAGGGGAGACGGGTGAGGAACTGCCCCGCCAGGCGGATCGCGTTGATCATCTTCCCCTTGGCGAGACCGGGGTGGATGTTGTTGCCGGTGACGGTGACGGTCGCCATGTCCGCGGAGAAGGTCTCCTGCTCGATGGATCCCAGCTCCGAGCCGTCCACGGTGTACCCGACCTTCGCGTCGATCTCCGCGAGGTCGATCTTGTCGGTCCCGCGTCCCACCTCTTCGTCGCAGGTGAAGACGACGCGGATCGGGCCGTGGGGGATGGTGCGGTCCTCCATCAGATCGGCGGCGGCGGTCATGATGATCGCCACCCCCGCCTTGTCGTCGGCGCCGAGGAGTGTGGTCCCGTCGGACGTGATCAGCGTCTTCCCCTTCATCCCCGCCATCTCGGGCACATCGGCGGCGCGGATCACCTGCGAGGGATCGCCGGAGGGAACGATGTCGCCGCCGTCGTAGTTGCTCCGCACCACCGGTTTCACGTTTGTACCGCTCGCCTCGGGGGATGTGTCCATGTGGGCGAACCAGGCGATCGTCGGCGCCCCTTCCTTCGTGGCGGGAACGGTCCCCATCACGATGCCGAACTCGTTCTGGCTCACGTTCTGGAGACCGAGCGACTCCAGTTCCTCCTTCAGCATGCGCGCCAGATCGAGCTGACACTCGGTGCTGGGATAGGTTTCACTCTCCTCGTTCGAGGTCGTATCCACCTTCACGTAGCGCAGGAAGCGGTTCAACAGTTCATCGGTGCTCACGATGGTCTCCTTTCCAGGGGAAGGGGTCCCCGATCGGTCGAGTGGGCAGGGCCGGGGCCGCGTCGCCCGCGGGAGCGCCGGGCCGTTTCGAGTATACCGCGCGCGGCGGATTGTTTACAGGGCGGAACCGATCGGTCCGCCGTCCGATCAGAGCGACCAGTAACGGCGGCGGCCCACCGGGCGGAAGCCGAGAGAACGCCAAAAGGAGAAGGGAACGCACGCGTCGGGGCGGATCGAGGCGGGTACTTCCGCGCGGACGGAGAGGCACCCCAGTCGCCGGAGGCGGCGAACTCCCTCGCGGACGAGGCCGGAGGCGACGCCGAGACGGCGGTTGCCGGCGAGACAGCCGACCGGACCCGCGCGCGCGATGCGGGTGGCCGGGTCGTGCTGGAAGAGACCGAAGGCGGCGATTCGCCCGTCGGGACCCATCGCGATCAGATCCAGATCGCGGCGGTAGAGGGAGCCGCGGCGCATCATGGCGCAGTATCGCTCCGCCCGTACCGGTTGATCCGGAAAGAGACGGCTCTCCGCGTCGGCCCTCTCCTGCAGCTCTTCCGGCGCGAGAAGGGAGTGGACCGAGTACCCGGAGGGATGCTCCGAAGGATCGACGGCGGCGTTCTCGCAGGAGAGTGAGAGGAGAATCGAGGCCATGCGTGTCGGCGCGAAACCGGCCGCGCCCAGGGCGCGCTCCCGCCCCCCGTCCCTCACGCCGGCCGGCACCAGCACGCCGGCGCGCGTGCCGGAGGCGGTGGCGCGGCGAATTCGGCGAGCCGTCCATAGAGCGACGGGCCCCTCCGCCTCGGGATAGGCGGGATCGGTGACGATCCACGCCGACCGGAGAAACGTGGAGACCCAGGCGAGCCCATAAGCGTGGCCGTCGTCGTCGGTCCAGAGCCGCGCGCCGGGGATCCTGTCCGCGTCCCGCTCGAAAAGAAAACGCCGCCTCTCCGCCTCACCGGGATGGAGACCGTCCGGAACGGCGAGGGCGCGCCGAAGAAGCTCGAGAAGCGGGCCGACGGTCTCCCCCTCCCGGAGGGCGACGGGCCTGGCGTCGATCGGAAAACGGTTCACGCCCCCGTCCCCCCTTCGCGCCGGTCGCCTTCGCGTACTTCGCGTACGCGGGAAGACCCGCCTTCGGCGAAGAGCCGTCGCATCCGTTTCCTTCTCCTAGGTGATCCCCGAAGGGGAGCGGGGCGTGGCGCTTGGTGGGCAAGCTCTACTGATTAGACGTCCGGCGGCGTGGTTTTGTTCGCCTATTTCTTCGCGGCGCGCCGAAAACGGAGCCGTGACGTTCTCACCCCGCGTGAGCCGCGCGGGCGGGCGGCGGGGGGAGAAGAGTTTTTCCGCGACGGCGACCGCGGTCGCGCCGAGCGGGAACGCCGCGGGCGCACGGGCAGGTTCTTCGCGCCCTCTTCAGGATGAGATCACGGCCGGCGGCTTGGTTTTTTCGTCCTCCTTGTCCGAGGCGATCACCCAGATCGTGTAGGCGCCGATCGCGGTCCCGATCGGGAAGTTCACCAGATTCAGCGCGCCGACGATCACGGCGAGCACCTTCGCCCAACCGGCGCCCGCGAGGAGCCCGATGCCGGAGAGAAACCCGGGGAGCCCGATGAGCAACAGCAGAAAGGCGACCAGCGAGCCGACGCGGCCGGTGATCATGCGGGCGGTCGGATCACCGCTCATCACCCCCGCGAAAAGAAGAAGGGAATAGGCGATCAAAGCCACGAAGACGGGGATGATGCCGAGGGCGATGTGCAGCCCGCCCAGGATGGTGCGGTGTCGTTCGTAC
The sequence above is a segment of the Candidatus Eisenbacteria bacterium genome. Coding sequences within it:
- a CDS encoding DMT family transporter; the protein is MRRESLRADGLLLLAAMIWGFSFVAQRAGMAHTGPFTFNAVRFALGALTILPLMGRRRGAASSSPPRRAALKAGVAAGSALFLAVSLQQIGIVTTTAGKAGFITGLYVVIVPLLGIALGRRAGIGTWAGGALAVAGLYLLSVRSGFRLAPGDGLVLAGAFFWAVHVLIVDRAVRRTGALRLAFLQFSFCAAASAVAALVFETVDPAGVRAAAVPILYGGVMSVGVAFTLQVAAQRTAPPAHAALLLSLETVFAALGGALLLGEGMDGRGAIGCAAILAGILLSRLAGEGTQGAPGGA
- the pepT gene encoding peptidase T yields the protein MSTDELLNRFLRYVKVDTTSNEESETYPSTECQLDLARMLKEELESLGLQNVSQNEFGIVMGTVPATKEGAPTIAWFAHMDTSPEASGTNVKPVVRSNYDGGDIVPSGDPSQVIRAADVPEMAGMKGKTLITSDGTTLLGADDKAGVAIIMTAAADLMEDRTIPHGPIRVVFTCDEEVGRGTDKIDLAEIDAKVGYTVDGSELGSIEQETFSADMATVTVTGNNIHPGLAKGKMINAIRLAGQFLTRLPWHRLAPETTAGREPFLHPYVIEGGVPEVKIKVLLRSFDTADLADQAEILRRVGATIVAEHPGASIDVSVKKQYRNMLEALRKEPRAVELAVEAARKAGVEPRYELIRGGTDGSRLSEMGLPTPNLWAGMYNYHSEREFACLEEMDASRKTLVELARLWGNEK